The following coding sequences are from one uncultured Desulfobacter sp. window:
- a CDS encoding DUF2846 domain-containing protein → MKKIVLLLFAMVLILSGCLLTVPGKEAVTFEKLQSSNNGQSILYVYRPFHIMKGSVMFNVLVDGDVRGTISKNEYIPLVLIPGTHQITLESSATWPKNTYGDFSIDIKPGEMMFYRWTPDMIKQAKMVKVSAATAEEEMQGMIYRKPVEE, encoded by the coding sequence ATGAAAAAAATCGTGTTGTTATTATTTGCAATGGTTTTGATATTATCAGGATGCCTGCTCACGGTTCCAGGAAAGGAAGCTGTCACTTTTGAAAAACTGCAATCCTCAAACAATGGGCAAAGTATTCTTTACGTGTATAGGCCCTTCCATATCATGAAGGGATCTGTAATGTTTAACGTGCTGGTGGATGGAGACGTTAGAGGGACAATTTCTAAAAATGAGTATATTCCGCTTGTGCTAATACCGGGAACACATCAAATCACACTGGAAAGTAGTGCCACATGGCCCAAAAACACCTACGGTGATTTTTCCATTGATATCAAACCGGGGGAGATGATGTTTTATCGTTGGACGCCGGATATGATCAAGCAAGCGAAAATGGTCAAGGTGAGTGCTGCAACGGCAGAAGAAGAGATGCAGGGCATGATCTACCGGAAACCTGTAGAGGAATAG
- a CDS encoding nitroreductase family protein, which translates to MQIQINTEKCKRDNICILECPFNLLRENSDGFPEVIPEAKDMCMRCGHCLAVCPSDALTFDGVAPDNCEPGLNQIAVDVPAMEALLKNRRSVRVYKNKPVEREKVAHLMEMLRWAPTAKNRQPVHWLLVDDRDKIHDLAKMTVQWLDQNNAFPEIVAAWETGEDMILRSAPLFAIAHAATDALNPIADCTIAVTSLELAATSYGIGSFWAGFFMRAATRHAPISRYLKLPENHGVYAALALGYPKFKYHRIPDRREAKVNWL; encoded by the coding sequence ATGCAGATTCAAATTAATACTGAAAAATGCAAACGAGACAACATTTGTATTCTTGAGTGCCCTTTTAATCTTCTCAGGGAAAACAGCGACGGGTTTCCGGAAGTCATACCCGAAGCCAAAGATATGTGCATGCGCTGCGGCCATTGCCTTGCCGTATGCCCATCGGATGCACTGACTTTTGACGGCGTCGCGCCCGATAACTGTGAACCGGGCTTAAATCAGATCGCCGTGGATGTACCCGCCATGGAGGCCTTGCTGAAAAACCGCAGATCCGTACGTGTTTATAAAAACAAACCCGTTGAACGGGAAAAGGTGGCCCACCTCATGGAGATGCTGCGCTGGGCGCCCACAGCCAAAAACCGTCAGCCGGTTCACTGGCTGCTGGTGGATGACCGGGATAAGATTCATGACCTGGCAAAGATGACCGTCCAATGGCTGGACCAGAACAATGCATTTCCTGAAATTGTCGCCGCCTGGGAAACCGGCGAAGATATGATCTTAAGAAGTGCGCCCCTCTTTGCCATCGCCCATGCGGCAACAGACGCCCTGAATCCAATCGCAGACTGCACAATTGCCGTAACATCCCTTGAACTTGCAGCGACATCATACGGTATCGGCAGTTTCTGGGCCGGTTTTTTCATGCGGGCCGCCACCCGGCATGCACCTATTTCCCGATACCTGAAACTGCCTGAAAACCACGGAGTGTATGCTGCCCTGGCCCTTGGATATCCCAAGTTTAAGTATCATCGTATTCCTGATCGTCGGGAAGCCAAGGTCAATTGGCTATAG
- the tnpB gene encoding IS66 family insertion sequence element accessory protein TnpB (TnpB, as the term is used for proteins encoded by IS66 family insertion elements, is considered an accessory protein, since TnpC, encoded by a neighboring gene, is a DDE family transposase.) translates to MIQITPQMRIMLAVTPADFRKGIDGLAAVCRRVLKQNPFSGYVFVFRNKPGTALKILIYDGQGFWLCQKRLSKGRFKWWPKKGGDEIHPLAAHELQMLIWNGNPQKNNVLLWKKI, encoded by the coding sequence ATGATCCAAATCACACCGCAAATGCGGATAATGCTGGCGGTAACTCCTGCTGATTTTCGAAAGGGGATCGACGGCCTGGCAGCTGTTTGTCGCAGGGTGTTAAAACAAAATCCTTTTTCCGGATATGTTTTTGTTTTCAGAAACAAACCGGGGACTGCCCTGAAGATACTAATATATGATGGCCAGGGCTTCTGGCTTTGTCAAAAAAGATTGAGCAAGGGGCGTTTTAAATGGTGGCCTAAAAAGGGAGGAGATGAAATTCACCCATTGGCTGCACATGAATTACAGATGTTGATATGGAACGGAAATCCTCAAAAAAATAATGTACTTTTGTGGAAAAAAATCTAG
- a CDS encoding IS66 family transposase produces MDIKQDELDALLERVRSNELQDGDYELIKALVETVAYLNTLSNEKAASIKRLLKMVFGDKTEKKKTSNPQNRPKRKKKKKGHGKNGANAYKGAKKIKICHQSLKSGNDCPACEKGKLYGEKPPAKIVRITGGAPFQATVYELQRLRCNLCGQIFTAQAPDNVGKEKYDAKSGAMLALLKYGSGVPLYRLGKLQASLGMPLPPSTQWEIIESVADKIHPVYTELVRQAAQGKVLYNDDTTMKILSLIKETDKAAKRKGMFTSGILSECDVGKIALFFTGHNHAGENLSRVLKERGSREDRPIQMCDALSRNLPKGFESILCNCLVHGRRNFVDVMDDFPEECDHVIDTVAKIYEHDHKVREQGLDDAQRLQYHQTHSGPLMRALKVWLEDKFENKEVEPNSSLGKAISYMLNHWQELTRFLEIPGAPLDNNLCEQLLKKSILHRKNSLFYKTEHGAYIGDLFMSLIHTCNLQNINPFEYLTALQKHSSEIFQNPSDWLPWSFENTIAKKSGETADNL; encoded by the coding sequence ATGGACATAAAGCAGGACGAACTTGACGCGCTCCTTGAGCGGGTAAGATCAAATGAACTGCAGGACGGCGATTATGAGTTGATCAAAGCATTGGTTGAAACCGTTGCTTATTTGAATACGTTGTCCAATGAAAAAGCAGCATCCATTAAACGGTTATTAAAAATGGTATTCGGCGATAAGACCGAAAAGAAGAAAACGTCGAATCCGCAGAACCGGCCGAAACGAAAAAAGAAGAAAAAAGGTCACGGCAAAAATGGTGCAAACGCCTATAAAGGTGCCAAGAAGATCAAGATCTGTCATCAAAGCCTTAAGTCAGGTAATGATTGCCCTGCCTGTGAAAAAGGTAAATTGTATGGTGAAAAACCACCTGCCAAGATCGTCCGGATAACAGGCGGTGCTCCCTTCCAGGCGACAGTATATGAACTGCAGAGATTGCGGTGTAACCTTTGTGGGCAGATTTTTACTGCCCAGGCGCCCGACAATGTGGGCAAAGAAAAATATGATGCCAAATCCGGTGCCATGCTGGCCCTTCTAAAATATGGCAGCGGAGTCCCTTTATACCGCTTGGGCAAACTTCAGGCTAGCCTGGGGATGCCGCTGCCCCCATCGACCCAATGGGAAATCATCGAAAGCGTAGCAGACAAGATTCATCCGGTATATACAGAGTTAGTCCGTCAGGCTGCACAAGGCAAGGTGTTGTACAATGACGACACGACAATGAAAATTTTATCCTTGATAAAAGAAACAGACAAGGCAGCCAAGCGAAAAGGGATGTTCACTTCCGGAATCCTGTCAGAATGTGACGTAGGAAAGATTGCCCTGTTTTTTACCGGCCACAATCATGCTGGAGAAAATTTATCCAGGGTTCTGAAAGAACGGGGATCCAGAGAAGATCGGCCAATACAGATGTGTGATGCTCTGTCCAGGAATCTGCCAAAAGGTTTTGAATCGATATTATGCAATTGTCTCGTGCATGGACGCCGTAACTTTGTCGACGTCATGGACGATTTCCCTGAGGAGTGTGACCATGTAATTGATACAGTGGCTAAAATTTATGAGCACGATCATAAGGTAAGGGAGCAAGGCCTGGACGATGCTCAACGCCTTCAATATCATCAAACCCACAGCGGTCCACTGATGCGGGCGCTTAAAGTATGGCTGGAAGACAAGTTTGAAAACAAAGAAGTAGAACCCAACTCCAGTCTGGGCAAGGCCATATCATATATGTTGAATCACTGGCAGGAATTGACCCGTTTCCTGGAGATCCCTGGAGCACCGCTGGATAATAATCTTTGCGAACAATTGCTGAAAAAGTCGATTCTGCACCGAAAAAATTCATTATTTTATAAAACCGAACACGGTGCCTATATTGGCGACCTGTTCATGAGCCTGATACATACCTGCAACCTGCAAAATATAAATCCCTTTGAATACCTGACCGCACTACAGAAGCACTCTTCCGAGATCTTCCAAAACCCTTCTGACTGGTTGCCGTGGTCATTTGAAAACACAATCGCTAAAAAATCAGGGGAAACAGCTGATAATCTGTAA
- a CDS encoding YkgJ family cysteine cluster protein, whose amino-acid sequence MTAIMGDSCRNAFKDILENQFREKIYNSFINDAVLHVLKDVMAYSHDIVDALESSNQSPAVACGAGCSYCCHSQIHVLPIEALLILSFLSECFTKKQMRLLMDRIDQRLQRTRKKSLGSLFSIKDELPCIFLENGMCSIYQVRPFICRAWNSMDSSLCKKIFNSGQFNDEIEASSARNLIFESSRSLFADFGRQLKLETVPFEITQAVFNCLKRTNPLPLWLSGQDIVNVNTPLEPVSSRVHLSDNCPSFVTYLDRTAQPLLVSREQEYIDYFYGKYKRRHAGHGSPGKHPQIHSFVFQNVYGKPIGAIALNEVVSQNKTVHIHYLKAFIIKSGNGTLMLLELCRKADCFNVRLSANPAFNPNDNILNRDFNMLRKWYEQFGFKGDSCLCRIPRQG is encoded by the coding sequence ATGACAGCAATCATGGGCGATTCATGCCGCAATGCATTCAAAGATATTCTGGAAAACCAGTTCCGGGAAAAAATTTACAACAGTTTTATCAATGACGCGGTTCTTCATGTGCTAAAGGACGTCATGGCATATTCCCATGATATTGTTGACGCCCTTGAAAGTTCAAATCAAAGCCCTGCTGTGGCATGCGGGGCAGGCTGCAGTTACTGCTGTCATTCCCAAATACATGTGCTGCCCATTGAAGCCTTGCTTATCCTCTCCTTTCTTAGTGAATGTTTTACCAAAAAACAAATGCGCCTGCTCATGGACAGAATTGATCAGCGACTTCAACGCACTCGGAAAAAATCCCTTGGCAGCCTTTTTTCCATCAAGGATGAACTGCCCTGTATTTTTTTAGAAAACGGGATGTGCAGCATCTATCAAGTCCGTCCTTTTATCTGCCGAGCATGGAACAGTATGGATTCATCACTTTGCAAAAAGATTTTTAACTCTGGGCAATTTAATGATGAAATTGAAGCATCATCCGCCAGAAATCTTATATTTGAATCTTCAAGGTCGCTTTTTGCTGACTTTGGCAGGCAGTTGAAACTGGAAACGGTTCCCTTTGAAATAACACAGGCTGTCTTCAATTGTTTAAAAAGAACGAATCCATTGCCGTTATGGCTTTCAGGACAAGATATTGTAAATGTAAATACCCCGTTGGAACCAGTATCGTCACGGGTGCATTTATCTGATAATTGCCCGTCCTTTGTCACATATTTGGATAGAACTGCACAACCGTTACTTGTATCCCGAGAGCAGGAGTACATCGATTATTTTTATGGCAAGTATAAACGACGCCATGCCGGGCATGGATCTCCCGGAAAGCATCCACAAATCCATTCGTTTGTTTTTCAAAATGTTTATGGCAAACCGATTGGTGCCATCGCCTTGAATGAAGTTGTTTCCCAAAACAAGACCGTGCACATCCACTATTTAAAAGCCTTTATTATCAAAAGCGGCAATGGAACGCTGATGCTTCTGGAGTTGTGCCGGAAAGCCGACTGTTTTAATGTCCGGCTCAGTGCGAATCCGGCTTTTAATCCTAACGACAACATTTTAAACCGGGATTTCAATATGTTACGCAAGTGGTATGAACAATTTGGATTCAAAGGGGATTCCTGTCTGTGCCGGATTCCCAGACAGGGATAA
- a CDS encoding rhodanese-like domain-containing protein yields the protein MNDLNQIIKEMDFQFFSSGAHGMSIEGMRKALGDDHFLFLDIRTDEEVKYLSFPFALHIPLNELPDRLDEVPRDKVIVTFCSSVFRGAMAYTYLLAQGYEKVKGLTASSEDMAPAFKPGPLAKM from the coding sequence ATGAACGATCTGAATCAGATAATTAAGGAGATGGACTTCCAGTTTTTCAGTTCCGGAGCGCACGGCATGAGTATCGAAGGGATGCGCAAGGCGCTTGGCGATGACCATTTTCTATTTTTGGATATCCGGACTGACGAGGAGGTCAAATATCTTTCTTTCCCTTTTGCCCTGCATATCCCTTTGAATGAATTGCCGGACCGGTTGGACGAGGTTCCCAGGGACAAAGTTATCGTCACATTTTGCTCGTCGGTATTCAGGGGGGCGATGGCCTACACATACCTGCTGGCCCAAGGGTATGAAAAGGTAAAAGGACTGACCGCTTCGTCCGAGGATATGGCTCCGGCATTCAAGCCCGGGCCTTTGGCTAAAATGTAA
- a CDS encoding transglutaminase family protein — protein sequence MVAPSGYFSIRTSVDIETAEASDIAPGAPFIEVQKLPDEVLPFLNPSRYCESDRFTEMAVSVTTDRFSGYDQCDAIVNYIRNSIRFTPGLGQQIVSASEVNPLGHGVCRELAHLGIGGTHSIRHDPI from the coding sequence TTGGTTGCACCATCCGGTTATTTTTCAATTAGAACATCCGTCGATATCGAAACCGCTGAAGCATCCGACATCGCACCCGGCGCACCGTTTATCGAGGTGCAAAAGTTACCGGATGAAGTGTTGCCTTTCCTGAACCCAAGCCGGTATTGTGAATCGGATCGTTTTACGGAAATGGCCGTATCGGTTACAACGGACCGATTTTCAGGATATGATCAATGCGATGCCATTGTTAATTATATTCGGAATTCAATACGGTTTACACCTGGTCTTGGGCAACAGATAGTAAGTGCCTCTGAAGTAAACCCACTTGGACACGGCGTCTGTCGGGAGTTGGCCCATTTGGGAATCGGTGGTACACATTCGATCCGGCACGACCCGATTTGA
- a CDS encoding methyltransferase domain-containing protein produces MSDSDARVRYTTLEIGDMDIHVRMLRDVLQFDDPNGVAGKLGISSAAWPIFGVIWPSGEVLAHLMLDYQIKGKRVLEVGCGIALASLVLNQRAADITATDHHPAAGGFLDHNVGLNNGKIIPFVRTGWADPFHDKLGAFDLIIGSDLLYEDAHVNLLATFINQHARPCCEVVIVDPGRGFHAKFTRKMESFGYSKSQKKHESTDYLKKHFKCWVLTYSK; encoded by the coding sequence ATGTCTGATTCCGATGCACGGGTTCGCTATACAACCTTGGAAATAGGAGATATGGATATCCATGTCCGTATGCTCCGTGACGTTCTTCAGTTCGATGACCCGAACGGCGTTGCCGGAAAGCTTGGGATTTCTTCTGCAGCCTGGCCTATCTTCGGGGTGATCTGGCCTTCAGGAGAGGTGCTTGCTCATCTGATGCTGGATTATCAGATCAAAGGCAAACGCGTTCTGGAGGTTGGGTGTGGTATTGCCCTGGCAAGCCTGGTGTTAAATCAACGGGCTGCGGATATTACAGCAACAGACCACCATCCCGCCGCCGGGGGCTTTCTGGATCACAATGTCGGATTGAATAACGGCAAAATCATTCCTTTTGTTCGAACCGGATGGGCCGATCCTTTCCATGACAAGCTCGGTGCTTTTGATCTTATCATCGGCTCTGATTTGCTCTACGAAGATGCACATGTAAATCTTTTGGCCACATTCATAAATCAACATGCCCGGCCCTGTTGTGAGGTGGTAATCGTGGATCCAGGCCGTGGATTTCATGCGAAATTCACCAGAAAAATGGAAAGTTTTGGTTATTCGAAATCTCAAAAAAAGCATGAAAGTACAGATTATCTGAAAAAACATTTTAAATGCTGGGTTTTAACCTATTCGAAATAG
- a CDS encoding RNA-binding protein, whose amino-acid sequence MNIYVGNLTEQMTETILREMFEAFGVVESVKIIKNRFNGRSKGFGFVEMPSNSEADKAIKALNGNMINKKPLKIKQGDSGAKKKKKFKKRRY is encoded by the coding sequence ATGAATATTTATGTCGGCAATCTTACAGAGCAGATGACGGAAACAATTCTTCGGGAAATGTTTGAGGCATTTGGCGTTGTGGAAAGTGTTAAAATCATAAAAAACAGATTCAACGGTCGTTCAAAGGGGTTCGGTTTTGTGGAAATGCCGAGTAACAGCGAAGCAGATAAAGCCATTAAGGCTTTGAACGGCAACATGATCAATAAAAAGCCCCTTAAAATAAAACAAGGGGATTCAGGGGCCAAAAAGAAGAAAAAATTTAAAAAGAGACGCTACTGA
- a CDS encoding thioredoxin family protein has protein sequence MLNHLNKFIFPAVISVLLFGATVYAQDFSRIPEKGKVTMVDLGAKKCIPCKMMAPIMVKLEKAYAEKADIVFIDVWENREQASRFKIKAIPTQIFFNEKGEEIYRHVGFLDENSIISQMTKMGVEQPDL, from the coding sequence ATGTTGAACCATTTGAATAAATTTATTTTTCCGGCTGTTATTTCTGTTTTGTTGTTTGGGGCGACAGTATACGCCCAGGATTTTTCCCGAATTCCCGAAAAAGGCAAGGTTACCATGGTCGATTTGGGAGCAAAAAAATGCATTCCCTGCAAGATGATGGCCCCGATTATGGTCAAACTTGAGAAGGCGTATGCAGAGAAGGCCGACATCGTTTTTATCGATGTATGGGAAAATCGGGAACAGGCGTCCAGATTTAAAATCAAGGCCATCCCGACCCAGATTTTTTTCAATGAAAAAGGTGAAGAAATATACCGTCACGTCGGTTTCCTGGATGAAAATTCAATTATCAGCCAGATGACAAAAATGGGTGTCGAGCAACCCGACCTGTAA
- a CDS encoding cytochrome c biogenesis protein CcdA has translation MLDSLFLTVNQWMAGDFALAGAGCFLWGVISVLFSPCHLASIPLIVGYVGGQDKMVQPKQAGIYSVLFTTGLFITIALIGMVCALLGRMLGDVGNYWQILVGSILIWVALGMLGVETCAMSGSLLYKLNLKGKLGAFGLGLAYGVLSGSCTFGFIAPILAIITVQEKVATGVIFIILFAVGHCIPIVIAGSSTALVKKLLENSAWNSAGVWFRKLAGIIIALLGGYFIVNTFLS, from the coding sequence ATGCTGGATTCTCTATTTTTAACGGTGAACCAATGGATGGCCGGCGATTTTGCCCTTGCGGGTGCTGGTTGCTTTTTGTGGGGTGTGATCAGTGTTTTGTTCAGCCCCTGCCATTTGGCGTCCATCCCTTTAATCGTCGGATATGTAGGCGGCCAGGATAAAATGGTTCAGCCCAAACAGGCCGGCATATATTCCGTTCTTTTTACAACAGGACTTTTTATCACCATCGCTTTGATCGGTATGGTCTGCGCCCTTCTTGGACGGATGCTGGGGGATGTGGGAAATTATTGGCAGATCCTGGTCGGCAGTATCCTGATCTGGGTGGCCCTGGGGATGCTGGGCGTTGAAACATGCGCCATGTCCGGCAGCCTGTTGTACAAGCTAAATCTCAAGGGGAAATTGGGTGCCTTTGGTCTCGGCCTTGCCTACGGCGTCCTGTCCGGGTCGTGCACATTCGGGTTTATTGCCCCGATACTGGCCATTATCACAGTACAGGAAAAAGTGGCCACGGGCGTCATTTTTATTATCCTTTTCGCTGTGGGGCATTGTATTCCCATCGTCATTGCCGGCAGTTCCACAGCACTGGTAAAAAAACTGCTGGAAAACAGTGCCTGGAACAGTGCCGGAGTATGGTTCAGAAAGCTTGCCGGGATTATTATTGCTTTGTTAGGCGGATATTTCATCGTAAACACGTTTTTAAGTTAG
- a CDS encoding thioredoxin family protein, with protein sequence MEIKVLGPGCAKCTKTEKLVQDVIKETGVDASVEKVSDMLQIASYGVLGTPAVIVDGEVKCSGKVPKKADILTWLKK encoded by the coding sequence ATGGAAATCAAAGTATTGGGACCTGGGTGCGCCAAATGCACCAAGACCGAAAAGCTGGTACAGGACGTTATTAAGGAAACAGGCGTGGATGCAAGCGTGGAAAAGGTCAGTGATATGTTGCAGATCGCCTCATACGGTGTTTTGGGTACCCCTGCGGTCATTGTGGACGGAGAGGTCAAATGCTCGGGGAAAGTGCCCAAGAAAGCGGACATTCTCACCTGGCTTAAAAAATAA
- a CDS encoding sulfite exporter TauE/SafE family protein — protein MEAHLLIIVFLSFGLSFIFALGGVGSAVILIPALSWLGVPFNIARPTGLFVNCVSMLGATWSNFKEKKLDIRLGLPIIASSIVMAPVGAWAGHFLPTRTLLYVFVGFLFFSGSMMIFFKGSKYADQYREDRPVAGPLGVGVLAGFVSGLLGVGGGGIISPLMVLQGFNPKKVAMVTAFSVPFSSFSAFVTYAAMGSVSVKILAFPGLAAWTGGYLGTRVMQKKMKPQSVKRLLGGVLILIGIKFLWSMV, from the coding sequence GTGGAAGCCCATCTTCTGATTATTGTTTTTCTTTCGTTCGGTTTAAGTTTCATTTTCGCTCTGGGTGGTGTGGGGTCTGCCGTTATTCTTATTCCCGCTTTATCCTGGCTGGGCGTCCCCTTTAACATCGCCCGGCCCACCGGGCTTTTTGTCAACTGCGTGAGCATGCTCGGGGCAACCTGGTCCAACTTCAAGGAAAAGAAGCTTGATATACGTTTAGGTCTTCCCATAATCGCTTCGTCCATTGTGATGGCACCGGTGGGCGCCTGGGCCGGACATTTCCTACCCACCCGGACTCTGCTTTATGTTTTCGTCGGTTTTTTATTTTTTTCCGGTTCCATGATGATTTTTTTCAAGGGATCAAAGTATGCAGACCAGTACCGTGAAGACCGTCCCGTTGCCGGCCCTCTGGGTGTCGGCGTGTTGGCCGGGTTTGTCTCGGGACTTCTGGGTGTCGGCGGAGGCGGTATCATTTCTCCCCTGATGGTGCTCCAGGGATTCAACCCAAAGAAGGTGGCCATGGTGACAGCCTTTTCAGTGCCTTTTTCATCGTTTTCGGCCTTTGTCACCTATGCGGCCATGGGGTCCGTGTCCGTTAAAATTCTTGCTTTTCCAGGCCTTGCCGCTTGGACCGGCGGATATCTGGGAACCAGAGTCATGCAGAAAAAGATGAAACCCCAGAGTGTTAAACGCCTCTTGGGCGGTGTCTTGATACTCATCGGGATCAAATTTTTATGGTCCATGGTATAG
- a CDS encoding permease: protein MKNTAKSGFILYLFMGLAGVVLWWMIYRQLPGLSQWLTYDLLSIQQGSHLGASIEFFLYDTPKVMMLLFLVVFGVGVIRSFFTPEKTRAFLSGKSEFAGNVLAALLGIVTPFCSCSAVPLFIGFVTAGVPLGVTFSFLIAAPMVNEIALGLLYGLLGWKVAAIYMGTGLFIAISAGWVIGRLKLENHIEDWVSQANMGDVAAVKEEKLTWNDRIVYGWDAVKEIIGRVWVYVILGIAVGAGIHGFVPEGVMASIMGKGSWWSVPVSVLIGVPMYSNAAGVIPVVEALLGKGAALGSVLAFMMSVIALSLPEMVILRKVLKPRLIAVFVGVVACGILFVGYLFNMIL, encoded by the coding sequence ATGAAAAACACCGCGAAGTCAGGATTTATATTATATCTTTTCATGGGTTTAGCAGGCGTTGTTCTGTGGTGGATGATCTACAGACAACTGCCCGGATTATCCCAATGGCTGACCTACGATCTATTGTCAATCCAGCAAGGATCTCATCTGGGGGCTTCCATAGAATTTTTCCTTTATGACACCCCTAAAGTGATGATGCTGCTGTTCCTGGTTGTTTTCGGCGTCGGCGTCATCAGAAGCTTTTTCACCCCTGAAAAAACCCGGGCATTTTTATCGGGTAAGAGCGAATTCGCAGGCAATGTTCTGGCTGCCCTGTTAGGCATTGTAACGCCTTTTTGCTCTTGTTCCGCAGTCCCCTTGTTTATCGGTTTTGTGACGGCAGGCGTCCCGCTGGGGGTTACCTTCTCCTTTCTCATTGCCGCCCCCATGGTCAATGAAATTGCCCTGGGCCTTTTATACGGGCTTCTGGGATGGAAAGTTGCCGCCATTTATATGGGAACCGGTCTGTTTATCGCCATCTCAGCCGGGTGGGTTATCGGCCGGCTGAAACTTGAAAATCATATTGAAGACTGGGTGAGCCAGGCAAATATGGGAGATGTTGCTGCGGTGAAAGAAGAAAAATTGACCTGGAACGACAGGATTGTATACGGCTGGGATGCCGTCAAAGAGATCATCGGCCGGGTCTGGGTCTATGTCATCCTGGGTATCGCAGTCGGCGCAGGGATACACGGTTTTGTGCCTGAAGGGGTCATGGCGTCCATCATGGGCAAGGGCTCCTGGTGGTCCGTACCGGTCTCTGTTCTGATCGGTGTCCCCATGTATTCCAATGCCGCCGGGGTCATCCCGGTTGTTGAAGCGCTTTTGGGAAAAGGCGCCGCACTTGGGTCTGTCCTCGCCTTTATGATGAGTGTCATCGCACTCTCTTTGCCGGAAATGGTTATCCTGCGAAAAGTGCTTAAACCCCGGTTGATCGCTGTGTTTGTCGGCGTTGTGGCCTGCGGCATCCTTTTTGTGGGGTATCTGTTTAACATGATTCTGTAA